The sequence ttgcaatgcaggggacagtgAATTAAACTACACACGCCTCAGGACAGCTGAGCCATACacgctgcaatgaaagatcctgcatgatgcagcGAAGATCAGAAGCAGCAatcaatagatagatagatagatagatagatagatagatagatagataggtaagtattttctcaaaagagaaaattcataTTGGACCCAGCCAGGTAAAGAGACAGGATGAAGTAGCTGGATTTGGTGATGATTTAGAGAGTTTAGGGACTTGCCCAAGAAACCAGAAGTGGTAGACAGGGATAAGGAGTAGATTAAGGCTTTTCACTCCTCCAGCTGCACTCTTAGAGGTACAAGTAGTAAAATTCTCTGAAGTAAACAGGAAAGGATTAAGGTGATTTCTTTTATCAACggaatctgttttaaaaattatatagctTAAAATATCCAAGAAATGGTCTCTTTCTAGAATATTTCTCAAATGGCAAAAATCCCTGTAATGCCCTGGAAACATTAATGGAAATTGCCTGTTAGTTTTCTTTGCCCTTCTAGGGAAAATTATTATTGTTACAGTTTAGCCAGCAATATTTACTCTTTTACTCTGTATTTATTTAGTCTTAGCATTTTTCTTTACTGATTGTATTCTCTGAAGCTTCTAGtactttctagttttttaaggtgaTCACTgactttttttcaaactttttttaaattaaatattttaaagtgaaaaaaaaaaaaaaaaaaagaaagaaaagaaaagcagagtgCCAGTGATACAGATGACTCTGGATTATTCCCAGAAGAGGGAGAATTAAAAAGGCAAAGGCTTCAGGGACCATTTTCAGGACTGTGGATAGATATATAAATCATTTCTGATGTGTTTCCTCTGTGACAATGACTTCTATCCTTTAATCCATGCAACATTTACGCCACGCATCTTTACCCTGCATTTCCAGATCAGGaaagctcagagaggctaagggACCGgattaagatcacacagctataAGGGAATAAGTCAGTATTCAAACTAAGATCTCTCTTCAACCAAATCTGGAAATTGGTCCATCATGCAATTCTAACTCCTAAGGCAGGCCTTTATTTTCTCATGGGTACTAGAGAGGGataaagtccctgatgctggtaaatattgagggcagaaggaggagagggcatcagaggatgagatggctggatggtatcacagatgcaatggacatgttcttaggcaaacttcgggagatggtgagggacagggaggcctggtgtgctgcagtctatggggtcacaaacagtccgacatgactgggtgactgaacacacTCTAGAGATATTTGTTAACTACTTTGTAATCATGTGAAATAAATCCAACCATTAGAATACCTCCACACTGGGTCTGGGGAGCCATGTTTGTAATTTTTCATCTATTCAAATATGTATTGATTGCCTGCATTACACCAGGAATGCCTCTGGGCGTGAGATATTTAAAGTCATTTGAAGCAGGCACAGTCTCTGCACGTACAGTCTGATTGGAGAGACTGAcaagaaacaaatgaacaagaaaatacCTAGTCAAGACTCTGCTGAGCATGAAAAGGAGAGATACAGGAGTGACACTGAGAACATATAATTAGAGGACCTAATTTAGAAAGGAGTTCAGGGAAAACTTCTTTGAGAAAATCGGGAgtagaagaaagaagaggaggggaTGAAAACGTCCCAGCACATGTGATGGTCTGGAGTAGGGAAAGGGACTGGTCGGTAGAAGAAAAGCAGTGTGACTGGAGGGCAGTGAGCAGGTGATGAGCTGCGGGTAATACAACCTCTTTGGCCACAAGTGATTGAACCATGTAATTGGATGGGTCAAACTGAGTCTGGAGAATTGTCATTTAAACTCGGAGTTAGTGATACAGAGACTTGAACCATTAGTTTTGGGCTCTGAAAATATAAGTCCCTGTGTGTTCGTGGGTGTGTAAGTCTCtcggtcttgtctgacttttttcaactctttttactgtagcctgccaggctcctctgtccatgggattctccaaacaataatactggagtgggttgccatgccctcctctaggggatcttcctaacccagggatcaaacccacttctcctgcagtttctgcattagcaggcagattctttaccactagtgccaccacaGATAGCAAATgtccttgttgttgttgagttactGGACAATgttcttggcaagtgccaatttgtagttgacatcacacaacattgtaaagtaattatactctcAAGAAATATGTTCATCCAtctggaattttctaagcaagagtactggagcaggttgccatttcctactccaggggattttcccaagccagggatcaaacacctgtctctttcatctcctgcattggcaggcagattatttaccatccaccacctgggaagcccattatatagGATTCATTACATAGGACACTGGCCAATGGATAcaggtttgagcaaactccaggagagagtgaaggacagggaagcctggtgtgctgcagtccatggggtcacaaagagtcagacaagacttaggaACTGAGCACATCATTACATTGgaatcatttatttaaatcattggccactggCTATTCACTCAACCTCTAGCCCCTCCCCTCCATGGGAGGTCACCTGACAAACAGCATATCCTACCTTGAGTGAGGTCCAAAATTCACCTCCTTGGCATAACAAAAGCACATTTTCCCAGAGCAGCTGCTTTCAGATGTTCCAGTTTATTTTCACTCTTCTGAgtctttcccaccccaccccaaccctcaaCAGGAGGCAGAATGGCTTAGTGCTCAAGAGTGCAGTCTCTAGGGTAAAACAGACCCGGCAATCAATTTTTTCTCTCATCTGTGAACCAGGGATAAATTACAAAATATCTCAATGATCACATCAGCAACAATAACAAGAATAACAAGTATTGATTCATCCTGCCAGACATTGAACTAAAAGTGCTTACTTCTCTCATCATGATATTTTCACTTTGATTAGATGAACTCGCTATTtttcacatgaggaaactgagatgtaAAGAGCTGAAGCAATTTGTCCCAGATGAGGTGGCAGGTGAGCAGTAAAACCCAGACTTGAACTGCAGGGTATCTGATTCAGCACTTACCTGGTTGATCTCAAGCCAACCTCAGCTGTTACTCAGCATGGGTTTCTGTACCctaacactttctccttggacaGTGGCAAATTCACATCACAGCTCCATTAGGAGACTCAGCCTCTTCTCCTTGTGTAATGGAAATGAAACCCGGTGTTGTCAGCAACTATGGAGTAGATTTCTAGTGTCACAATAAATGGAACTGAGAGGGCCTGAAGGGACTCATGCTGGAAATATTTTCCAGGTTTGGAGACCCCAGTGACCTCAATAGTGGGAATAGAGACTAATTGTCTCTGAATCCCTAAAGAGAGGAGGAGCCCTGCTCTTTCCTGTTGGGATTCCTGTTCTACACGCATGCTCTTAGAAAGTGTTCCTCTTGTCCATCACCTGGGGAGGTAATGTTCTGGGCTTGCTGTTGTTGCCCTGTTCTCTTATATCTGTGACTCAGAGGAAGAACTTGGGTGAACTGTCTGGGCATAATCTAGTTCTTCATTTGAACTTGACATGGTCTTAGCCCAAGTATCTTGACAAATATTTCAACCCTTCTCTGTGTTATTCTCCTCATTGAGTGCAACTATGGTGTCTTTTAAGGAACAGAAATTCTTTAGTTTAATGTGGACCAATTTATCagttttgtctgatttattttgttCACCAAATTTATTTGTTTGTGAGATTCATCAATGTTtagtgtgtattttatttattctcattCTGTTTAGAATTCCATTATACAAATATACTATAATTTTTCATCCATTGTAATGTtgatggtggcttccctggttctcaaatggaaaagaatctgtctgtaatgcaagagacctggttttgatccctgggttgggaataatccctggaggagggaatggctacccacttcagtattctggcctggagaatttcatggacagaagagcctggtgggctacagtccctggggtcgaaaagaatcagacataactgagcgactaatacacaaacacacacacacacacacacacacacacacacacacacacaatgtagaTGggcatttaggattttttttttttccagtttgggacTATTATGAGTAGGGCTGCTGTGACATTCTTATAATTATCTGttgatatgcatatatatgtaattctcTGGGGGCACATACCTAGGTATGGAAATGCTAGGTCACAGGGAATACGTGAAAAGATACACCCAATGGtagtccaggacttccctggtgactcagatggcaaagcgtctttctacaatgctggagacccaggttcaacccctgggttgagaagatctcctggagaaggaaatggcaaagagtcggacacgattgagcgacttcactttcactttcaatggtaGTCCAGAGGGTCCAGAGTATGTACTCCCATTTGTGACATAAGATGGTTTTTAGTTGCTCCACAACCCCAGCAAGACTCAGATTGTTAGTCTTCTAAATTTTAGTCATGCTGATGGGTGTGTGATAGtatctcatggtggttttaatttgtatttttttaacattaaaaattaaatttgaacaCCTTTTGTTATGTATGTTGTTTATTTGGATATCTTCTTAAGTGAAGTACTCAttcaaatattttacttatttttttctattgcattttctcctccttttttccattgatataaagaattttttataCAGTCTGGATCTGATTTCTTTGTTGAAGTTAGGTAGGTAGCCAGCTATATGAACAGGTGgacagatagacagatagacTCTTCTCCTACTCTGTGAGTTGCCTTTTAACTATCTAAATGATATATTTTGATGAGCAACAGATCATAAATTTAAGGTAGTCAAGTTTGTCGATTTGTTCCTTTATGATTTgtactttttgtgtttttaaaaatatgaccaaatatataaaaatatccttgtatgttatttctaagaagcttttatttttacttttcacttttagaTCTATAATCTTCTGGAAGTAATTTTTGCCTATGGTATGAAttataattcatttttcttctctatggATATTCAACTACTTTGCACCCTGTGTTGAAAATCCATCTCTTCTTCATGGCATTTCAGGATCACCTTTGtcacatgtattaatatatgatatgtgtatagctgtgtgggcttccctggtagctcagctggtaaagaatctgcctgcaattcaggaaaccctggttcaattcctggagaagggataggctacccactccagtattcatgggctctCCGGTGGGTTAGACAGTAAAAAAACTGccagcagtgtgggagacctagattcaatccctgggttgtgacgttggactacagtccatggggctacaaagagtcagacacaactgcctgactaagcagagcacagtaGCACATAGCTGTACATTCAAATCTTTGTGTgagaaatttatatttcttttgcatAAATCCCTAAGAGTGGAATTGTAGAGCCAAGGGTGTATTTAACTTCAGGAGAAACTGACAAACTATTTCCTAAGCAGTTCTTTATTATGTAATACTGCCTGTAATGTATGAGAGTTCTCACATCTTCACTACCACTAGGAATTGCCATTTATCtgaattttggccattctaatgggTTTGTTGTGCTATAgcattgtgattttcatttccattaatcTAACGACTAACGATGCTGAGTGTCTTTTTATATGCTAATTTGCTACATATCTTCCTTTGGTGAGATATCTGCttaaatttttcacatttttttttcaaattattggaTTTCTTGTCTTCTGTATATGTTCTGGATTCAAGTCTTTATCAGAAATAcattttgagaatattttctgACAGTCTGAACCCTGTCTTTCTGTTTTGAGTTTCTTTTGTGTTCAGTTCGGtacagtcgctcaattgtgtccgactcctagtgaccctgtggactgcaacatgtcaggcttccttgtccatcaccaactcccgcagcttgctcaaactcatgtccattgagttggtgatgccatacaacaatttcatcctctgtcgtccccttctcctcccgcctttgatctttcccaacatcagggtcttttcaaatgagtcagttcttcacatcaggtggtctaagtattgaagtttcagcttcagcatcagtccttcccttcTTTTGTGTTAATatgtgatgtttgtttttctctttctgacttagttcactctgtatgagtctgtaagtccatccatgtctccTCATATGGAAcaattttgttctattttatggctgtgtaatattccattgtatataagttccacatctttatctactactctcttgatggacatttactaCTATGcctaaaatagatgactaatgagaacatactttAGAGCATAAGGAACTCAgctcaatgttctgtggtgacctaaatgggaaggaaatccaaagacaGAGgggtatacatatgcatatggctgattcactttcctgtatagcagaaaataacacagcattgtaaagaaactatagtccaataaaatttttttcaaaagggtTTGTTTTGAAGAACAGATGCATTTTATTATGTATTGAAATGCATagaagtatatatataattattataataaattacagtaggaaaagaaaactataaattacCATATAAACTTCATTAATGGAAATATgtatacccatgactgattcctgttgatataaggcaaaaaccattacaacattgtaaagtaattatcctttaattaaaataaattaattttaaaaaatcttagataaataaataatggatgGGTGGAGTACTTTgactttctcctttgttttcgtGTCTATGTTATTGTGTTTGGATTCCCATCATAAagcagaattaattttaaaaacatcaaatcaAAAAGGAATTCCCACTTGGGAGAAAAAATTCCATCCCTATGTCCAAGCTATGACCTAAGTAGAGGAAACATTAAGCCATAGGGAAGGGGCAGTAAGGAGATCTTTCCATATCTCCTTTGGGCTCGCATGCACAGGGCTTCACCCTGATGTTCTTCCTCAGGACAGTGCTTCCTCAGCGTCGGCCCTGAGGACCATGTGCCTCAGAATTCCCTGGCCCTAGAGCTCATGAATGAGCATCACTGGAGGTGGAGTTGGGATCTGCATCTTTAACAAGCTCCCAAGGGATTCTGGGGAATGTTGAAGTTTAGGGACCACTGCCTGGGAGCATCTTTCCTTAAGggagtataaagaaaactgagtaattAATAGACGTTTAATTCATGTCTCTAGCCAGGAACTTGGTGTCCGGTCCCTGGGGTCCCCTGCCTGGTGGGCAGAGCATAGTCTTCATATTTCCATTTCTGAAACTGTGAATTGAGGAGTCTGCTTATTTTGCCCTGATGCTGGTGAGAGGTTCGGGACCACAGAAGTGGTGGCTAAATCTGGTCTCGGAGTATCCTACCGAGAAGCTGAAGCCAGtttgtctgattctctgtgaccccactggctgtagccgccaggcttctctgtccatggaattctccaggcaagaatactagagtgggttgccattcccttctccaggggatcttcccaacccaggagtcgaacctgggtctccccccttgtattgcaggcaggttctttaccttctcagccaccagggaaggcccagagaAGCTGAGAAACCAGTCCTTATTCCCTGCAGCTAGATCACTTGAGCATAAAGTTCAGAGTAGAAATTAGTCTCTTTCAACcaaaagcgtgtgtgtgtgtgtgtgtgtgtgtgtgtgtgtgtgtgtgtacaggtggTCATCACCTCTCTGTGCTCTTGGCTtatgtcatttcctattattaGTTTCTAAAGGGAGAAGACATGTCATGGTTTATCTCTTTGACTCCTATTGACAACAGCACTATTTACTGTGGATGTTCAAGGGGTCATGGGAACATGTTGGATCAGGAGGAGACTGGAGATTGAAAAATATGAGTATTAGTAAAAAACATATAACTGCCAGTAATAAGTTTGCTTTGTAAAGCAGTGATGTTGCAAGACTGAGCTCTAAGGCACTCTGAGTTCAATCAACAGATAAGcttctttttccttcaatctttatACATAATGGAAactttgatcatttatttttgatCCACTTTCCTTTGAGAATTTGTTGTTGAAACTTCCTCACTATACTTACTAAAGGATTTTGAAGCCAGATTTCGAAAGTTCATTACGTCACAGCCTGAAGGTCAAACTTCATGACTGTTTTTAAAGGTACAGAAGCAAAATAGAAATGAGGTAGATTTTAACTTAACATCCCTCTACCATGCTAGGGACTCATTTCAATCTGCCTGattgttagtttctgcttctTTCACTGTTCTTTTATCCCTAGCACACAGGAGAGGAGCATGAGGAGGGAGAATCAGAGCACCATGTCCGAGTTCCTCCTCCTGGGACTCCCCATCCGGCCAAAGCAGCAGGGCGTGTTCTTTGCCCTGTTCCTGGGCGTGTACCTGACCACGGTGCTGGGTAATCTGCTCATCATTCTGCTCATCAGGCTGGACCCtcgcctccacacccccatgtacttcttcctcagccacTTGGCCCTCACTGATGTCTCCTTTTCATCTGTCACCGTCCCTAAGATGTTGATAAACATGCATACTCGGGATCAATCCATTCCCTATGCAGGGTGCATAACACAgatgtattttttcatattttttaccaATCTGGACAATTTCCTGCTCACTTCAATGGCCTATGATCGGTACGTGGCCATCTGTTACCCTCTCCATTACACCACCATCATGGGACAGGGGCTGCGCACCTTACTAGTAACCATATCCTGTATTCTCTCCTGTACCAATGCCCTGTGTCACACCCTCCTTCTGACCCGGCTGTCCTTTTGTGCTGACCACACTATCCCCCATTTCTTCTGTGACCTTGGTGCCCTACTGAAGCTCTCCTGCTCAGACACATCCCTCAATGAGCTGGTCATTTTCACAGCAGTAGTGGCCATCATCATCCTCCCACTAGTATGCATCCTGATCTCTTATGGACGCATTGGGGTCACCATCCTGAAGGTCCCCTCCATCAAGGGGATCTGCAAAGCATTGTCCACATGTGGTTCCCACCTCTCTGTGGTATCTCTGTATTATGGAACAATTATTGGGCTGTATATTTTCCCCTCATCCAGCACTTCCAGGGACAAGAGCACCATTGCCTCTGTGATGTACACAGTGGTCACTCCACTGCTGAACCCCTTCATTTATAGCCTAAGGAACAGAGACATGACGGAGGCCCTGGAGAGACTCTTGCACAGGGCAAAAGTCTTGTCTCAATGATGTTTGTTCATCTTATGACAGACACATGTGTTAACAGAACCCCAGATCCTAGCATGGAATAAACCCTCAGTTAATATTTGATAACTTAGATTGCATCCTATGACAGTTATTGTCTATGTCCTTATAATTCATTAGCATAAATTGTTAATTTTGAGTTGATATTCTTGATTATAAATTTTGTGTATCAGACTGAGAAGTTGCATAGCTGGTGGTACTAATGTCTCTCCTCTCATTGCCTGGGAATTTATTAGTccccttaaaaatattttatttaattttgttttttacttatttttaattggagggtaattgctttagaatgttgtgttggtttctgatgtacagccacacgaatcagctgtaagtatacacgTATCCCCTCCCTTGAGTCTGCCTGCCACCACCCAGCCTTTCCACCCATCTGGGTCATCACGGAGCACTGAGCTGAGTCCCCTTTGTTATGTGGctgcttcccaccagctgtctatgttacacatgatagtgtatatgtgtcaatcctaatctcccaatttgtgCTACCCTCTCCTTTCCTGGTGTGTCCATAcgtctgttctctgcatctgttagcatctctattcctgacctagaaataggttcatcagtactgtttccagattccatatatatgcattaatatatgatttttttttttctcttctgactcacttcattgtaTATGACAATCTGTAGGTCAGTCTACGTCTCAGAAAATGGCACACTTTGATCCATTTTTTGgatgtgtaatattccattgtatatatgtgccacatcttcatacctctcaccttctcctcccctctctgtccataaatctgttctctatgtctgtttctccactgctgtcctgcaaataaattcttcagtaccatctttctagattccatatatatccattagtatgtgatatttatcttc is a genomic window of Muntiacus reevesi chromosome 3, mMunRee1.1, whole genome shotgun sequence containing:
- the LOC136162681 gene encoding olfactory receptor 1J4-like; its protein translation is MSCMRRENQSTMSEFLLLGLPIRPKQQGVFFALFLGVYLTTVLGNLLIILLIRLDPRLHTPMYFFLSHLALTDVSFSSVTVPKMLINMHTRDQSIPYAGCITQMYFFIFFTNLDNFLLTSMAYDRYVAICYPLHYTTIMGQGLRTLLVTISCILSCTNALCHTLLLTRLSFCADHTIPHFFCDLGALLKLSCSDTSLNELVIFTAVVAIIILPLVCILISYGRIGVTILKVPSIKGICKALSTCGSHLSVVSLYYGTIIGLYIFPSSSTSRDKSTIASVMYTVVTPLLNPFIYSLRNRDMTEALERLLHRAKVLSQ